Within the Mauremys reevesii isolate NIE-2019 linkage group 2, ASM1616193v1, whole genome shotgun sequence genome, the region TCACACCTGATCTCCCCAGCTAGTGTCAGTGCAATTCCCTCCTGCTCCGGCCCGGCGTCTCCCCCACGGTCTAGCTGGAGGGGCAGGTtccgctctgggctcccccccgagGGCGCAGAAAGAAAGGCCGAGCAGCCACTTACCAGCTTCCTCTGGTTGCTGAGGCAGAAAGTGCAGATCTGTTTGGGCTGAGAGTTCTCGCTCTCCCGCAGCGGggggctgctgccgctgctggggTGGTAGAAGCCTGGGGTGGTGTGGCAGGGCTGCCCGTCCCCGCAGGCCTCCCCGACCAGCAGCACGTTGCCCAGGTGGGAGATGTAGCTGGAGGCCAGCCGCAGCGTCTCGATCTTGGAGAGCTTCCTGTCGGCCGGCTCGGTGGGGATGAGCGTCCGTAGGGCGGTGAAGGCGGTGTTGACGCTGTTGGTGCGGTCGCGCTCCCGTGCGTTGGCCGTGTGGCGCTGCCGGGGCTCCCGGTTGAGCCGGCTGGATTTCTTGCTGCTCCGGCGCTTCCCGCCCTTGAGGCCGTAGGG harbors:
- the SCX gene encoding basic helix-loop-helix transcription factor scleraxis, which encodes MSFAMLRSAPSRYLYPEISMLSEDEENGSESSSSEEKPYHLDAGPYGLKGGKRRSSKKSSRLNREPRQRHTANARERDRTNSVNTAFTALRTLIPTEPADRKLSKIETLRLASSYISHLGNVLLVGEACGDGQPCHTTPGFYHPSSGSSPPLRESENSQPKQICTFCLSNQRKLSKDRDRKTAIRS